Proteins from one Alysiella filiformis genomic window:
- a CDS encoding SPOR domain-containing protein: MSRKHKSHRKQKITQSNAPAPFATAKKQAATPAPTQPENTAPAMDNVVAANTLPETETAPETASPATPINHLENEVEVAENHNTPANEDTVYSLDAHYDAQQANASVAASLNTENAATTDTAPDTPSAAPADSGSSTTENVAVSLNEYEQLKRKNRRRLVGAGALVLVAGSLFAAASKDNVQNTPQLNPVKPVEQVQTEILRPAGSENKIDLSMDNEKAAPLVLKNNSVAPPLPQQNKAKPTTMAAAPTVSKPTPSVSKPSAQSSEERAKAREEARAAEERRQKAQSKAAEAEAKRLEAERAVANKARAAQAAADRNRNAERAQLTAERAAEEKQRAQRQAQVATANSNKANNNNNKSSSGGKSSIQAGAFADKEAARRMQQQLKDLNYAARLEEVQTSKGKMYRVRTGNFSNESEARSALNKLQNKGVNGMVVGK, encoded by the coding sequence ATGTCCAGAAAACACAAGTCCCACAGAAAACAAAAAATCACCCAAAGCAACGCCCCTGCCCCCTTTGCCACCGCAAAAAAACAGGCAGCCACCCCAGCCCCCACGCAGCCTGAAAACACCGCACCTGCAATGGATAACGTTGTTGCCGCAAACACATTGCCCGAAACCGAAACCGCGCCCGAAACGGCAAGCCCTGCCACGCCCATCAATCACCTTGAAAACGAAGTTGAAGTGGCAGAAAATCACAACACGCCAGCCAATGAAGACACGGTTTATTCTTTGGACGCGCATTATGATGCACAACAGGCAAATGCCAGCGTTGCAGCCAGCCTGAATACCGAAAATGCCGCCACCACAGACACAGCACCCGACACCCCATCAGCAGCCCCTGCCGATTCAGGCAGCAGCACAACAGAAAATGTGGCGGTTTCACTCAACGAATACGAGCAATTAAAACGCAAAAATCGCCGCCGTTTGGTGGGTGCAGGTGCTTTGGTTTTGGTTGCAGGCAGCCTGTTTGCCGCCGCCTCCAAAGACAATGTGCAAAACACACCGCAATTAAACCCCGTCAAACCCGTTGAGCAAGTGCAAACCGAAATTTTGCGTCCAGCAGGCAGCGAAAACAAAATTGATTTGAGCATGGACAATGAAAAAGCCGCGCCTTTGGTTTTGAAAAACAACAGCGTAGCCCCACCATTGCCCCAACAAAACAAAGCCAAACCCACCACAATGGCAGCCGCCCCAACGGTCAGCAAGCCCACACCAAGCGTCAGCAAGCCCAGCGCACAAAGCAGCGAAGAGCGAGCCAAAGCGCGTGAAGAAGCCCGAGCTGCCGAAGAACGCCGCCAAAAAGCCCAAAGCAAAGCCGCCGAAGCCGAAGCCAAACGCTTGGAAGCCGAACGTGCCGTTGCCAATAAAGCCCGTGCAGCCCAAGCCGCCGCCGACCGCAACCGCAATGCCGAACGCGCCCAACTGACTGCCGAACGCGCTGCCGAAGAAAAACAACGCGCCCAACGTCAAGCACAAGTTGCCACCGCCAACAGCAATAAAGCCAACAATAACAACAACAAATCAAGCAGTGGTGGCAAATCCAGCATTCAGGCAGGCGCATTTGCCGACAAAGAAGCCGCACGCCGCATGCAGCAGCAATTAAAAGATTTGAATTACGCCGCCCGTTTAGAAGAAGTTCAAACCAGCAAAGGCAAAATGTATCGCGTACGCACAGGCAATTTCAGCAACGAAAGCGAAGCCCGCAGCGCATTAAATAAATTGCAAAACAAAGGGGTAAATGGCATGGTTGTTGGAAAATAA
- the folC gene encoding bifunctional tetrahydrofolate synthase/dihydrofolate synthase produces the protein MPRTLQDWLSHLETAHSNGLIDMGLTRVSQVKHNMNLQPHCPIIVVGGTNGKGSVCAYLSQIYKQAGYRVGTLTSPHLLRFNERIALNTEAVSDEQIVAAFERIEAARGAISLTYFEFNTLAAVDIFIRENVDVMILEVGLGGRLDAVNIFDADCAIVTSIDLDHQAFLGDTIEQVGFEKAGIFRAQRPAICGQNPPPQSLQNHAAQIGAELLVIKQDFDFSRFEQQWSFQFTPRSGSLKLAQRNRNALPLPALRGSYQINNAACALAALECLNARLPVDLGAIKRGLLLVENKGRFQVLAGRPITVLDVGHNPHAAHALRQSLIALPFAQHRIAVFSILADKDIGGVLSCLKDQFDEWYIAPLHLPRGMTNDQLQQQLSQHHIQHVKSFDSIAQACQAALSAATENDRIVVFGSFHTVAEAMAVCK, from the coding sequence ATGCCACGCACACTTCAAGATTGGCTGTCTCATTTGGAAACCGCCCACAGCAATGGCTTGATTGATATGGGTTTAACGCGCGTATCGCAAGTCAAACACAATATGAATTTGCAGCCGCATTGCCCCATTATTGTGGTGGGCGGCACCAATGGCAAAGGCTCGGTGTGCGCGTATTTGTCGCAAATTTACAAGCAGGCAGGCTACCGCGTTGGCACTTTAACCAGCCCACATTTGCTGCGTTTTAATGAACGCATTGCGCTGAACACCGAAGCGGTGTCTGATGAACAAATTGTGGCGGCATTTGAACGCATTGAAGCGGCGCGTGGTGCGATTTCACTCACTTATTTTGAATTTAACACTTTGGCGGCGGTGGACATTTTTATCCGCGAAAATGTGGACGTGATGATTTTGGAAGTGGGTTTGGGCGGTCGTTTGGACGCGGTCAATATTTTTGATGCCGATTGCGCCATCGTTACCAGCATAGACCTTGACCATCAAGCCTTTTTGGGCGATACGATTGAGCAAGTGGGTTTTGAAAAAGCGGGGATTTTCCGCGCCCAACGCCCTGCGATTTGTGGGCAAAATCCGCCACCGCAATCTTTGCAAAATCACGCGGCACAAATTGGGGCGGAATTGCTTGTCATCAAACAGGATTTTGATTTCAGCCGTTTTGAACAGCAATGGTCGTTTCAATTCACACCGCGTTCAGGCAGCCTGAAATTGGCTCAACGCAATCGCAATGCCCTGCCTTTGCCCGCTTTGCGTGGCAGCTATCAAATCAACAATGCGGCTTGCGCTTTGGCGGCTTTGGAATGCCTGAATGCGCGTTTGCCTGTGGATTTGGGGGCAATTAAACGCGGTTTGCTCTTGGTGGAAAACAAGGGGCGTTTTCAGGTGCTGGCAGGTCGCCCCATTACGGTTTTGGACGTGGGACACAATCCCCATGCTGCCCATGCTTTGCGTCAAAGTTTGATTGCCCTGCCCTTTGCCCAGCACCGCATTGCCGTGTTCAGCATATTGGCAGACAAGGACATCGGCGGTGTGTTAAGCTGCCTGAAAGACCAATTTGATGAGTGGTACATCGCCCCTTTGCACTTGCCGCGCGGCATGACTAACGACCAACTGCAACAGCAATTAAGCCAACATCACATTCAACACGTCAAAAGTTTTGACAGCATTGCCCAAGCGTGCCAAGCTGCTTTATCAGCAGCAACAGAAAATGATAGAATTGTCGTATTTGGTTCATTCCACACGGTTGCGGAAGCCATGGCGGTTTGCAAATAA
- the plsY gene encoding glycerol-3-phosphate 1-O-acyltransferase PlsY — translation MFTTLLMTIVAYLLGSLSAAIIVSRYLGMSDPRTYGSGNPGASNVLRSGRKDAAALTLLGDALKGLLAVLLARLVSDNDTTVAFAAIAVVLGHMYPLFFDFKGGKGVATALGVILGLSFWTTVWTLAIWLVVAFKFKKSSLAALVAAACAPFIFFIVQPHHPQWGWSLMLISALVLYRHKDNIKRLREGNELLIAEPAQPIKPENQ, via the coding sequence ATGTTCACCACTTTGTTGATGACCATTGTTGCCTATTTATTAGGTTCATTGTCGGCGGCAATCATCGTGTCGCGCTATTTGGGCATGAGCGACCCACGCACCTATGGTTCGGGCAACCCTGGTGCCAGCAATGTTTTGCGCAGTGGTCGCAAAGACGCGGCTGCCTTAACTTTGTTGGGCGATGCGCTCAAAGGCTTGCTGGCGGTGCTGTTGGCGCGTTTGGTCAGCGATAATGATACCACCGTGGCTTTTGCCGCCATTGCGGTGGTGCTGGGGCATATGTACCCTTTATTCTTTGATTTTAAAGGCGGCAAGGGCGTGGCAACGGCTTTGGGCGTGATTTTGGGCTTGTCTTTTTGGACAACCGTTTGGACTTTGGCGATTTGGTTGGTGGTGGCGTTCAAATTCAAAAAATCATCGCTGGCAGCTTTGGTGGCGGCTGCGTGTGCGCCTTTCATCTTTTTCATTGTGCAACCACATCACCCACAATGGGGTTGGTCTTTGATGTTGATTTCGGCTTTGGTGCTGTATCGCCACAAGGACAACATCAAGCGTTTGCGTGAAGGCAATGAATTGCTGATTGCTGAACCTGCTCAACCCATTAAGCCTGAAAATCAATAA
- the folB gene encoding dihydroneopterin aldolase: MDKIFLRGMKAKTLIGVYEWERQHPQTLVLDLEIGVNQFALASDNINETVHYGVVCEVVRAHLQTRSFMLLETLAQDIADLLFARFDGIVQLDIRVVKQGILPHVDEVGVAIQRFKTP, from the coding sequence ATGGACAAAATTTTCCTGCGTGGCATGAAGGCAAAAACCCTGATTGGCGTGTACGAATGGGAGCGTCAGCACCCCCAAACCCTTGTTTTGGATTTGGAAATTGGTGTGAATCAATTTGCCCTTGCCAGCGACAACATCAACGAAACCGTGCATTATGGCGTGGTGTGCGAAGTGGTGCGCGCGCATTTGCAAACGCGCAGTTTCATGCTTTTGGAAACTTTGGCACAGGACATTGCCGATTTGCTGTTTGCGCGATTTGATGGCATTGTGCAACTGGATATTCGCGTGGTCAAACAGGGCATTTTGCCGCATGTGGACGAAGTGGGTGTGGCGATTCAGCGTTTCAAAACCCCCTGA
- a CDS encoding c-type cytochrome, with amino-acid sequence MISLKNKQRGSALFTLLSGIVIIATVLFLLIKLANSGYTSTVAETTESATETRIMPSGSLKMGDGTEPGQRTGKQVFDKICLQCHAADASVAHAPKVTKNDDWAPRIAKGFNVLIDHAINGFKDKGTMPPKGGAADLTDDEVARAVAYMANQSGGNFTEPPVKGDNAAASEAAAPADNATSPAPAAAGSGSDQAKAHFESKCVACHAANSAIPFAPKLGNKADWEPRIKQGKEILFKHAIEGFTNPKGGMMPAKGGFTDLSDDEVKAIVVYMANQAGAKF; translated from the coding sequence ATGATTTCTTTGAAAAACAAACAACGTGGCTCTGCCCTTTTTACCTTGTTAAGCGGCATTGTGATTATCGCAACAGTGTTATTTTTGCTGATTAAATTGGCAAACAGTGGCTACACATCAACCGTAGCCGAAACCACCGAAAGCGCAACCGAAACCCGTATCATGCCAAGCGGCAGCCTGAAAATGGGCGATGGCACCGAACCAGGACAGCGCACAGGCAAACAAGTATTTGATAAGATTTGTTTACAATGCCACGCAGCCGATGCCAGCGTAGCCCATGCCCCCAAAGTAACCAAAAATGACGACTGGGCACCACGCATTGCCAAAGGCTTTAACGTATTGATTGACCACGCCATTAACGGTTTCAAAGACAAAGGCACCATGCCACCCAAAGGCGGTGCAGCCGATTTGACCGATGATGAAGTGGCACGCGCTGTGGCTTATATGGCAAACCAATCAGGCGGCAATTTTACCGAACCACCTGTTAAAGGCGACAATGCCGCCGCCAGCGAAGCGGCCGCTCCTGCCGACAACGCCACCAGCCCTGCCCCAGCAGCCGCAGGTTCAGGCAGCGACCAAGCCAAAGCCCACTTTGAATCCAAATGCGTGGCATGCCATGCTGCCAATTCCGCGATTCCCTTTGCCCCCAAATTGGGCAACAAAGCCGATTGGGAACCCCGAATCAAACAAGGCAAAGAAATTTTGTTCAAACACGCCATTGAAGGCTTTACCAACCCCAAAGGCGGTATGATGCCAGCCAAAGGTGGCTTTACCGATTTGAGCGATGATGAAGTGAAAGCGATTGTGGTTTACATGGCAAACCAAGCTGGCGCGAAATTCTAA
- the waaF gene encoding lipopolysaccharide heptosyltransferase II gives MSKQILIISPSWIGDCVMTQPLYRRLHQIHPNCQIDVFAPKWSMAVFERMPEIRHVLENPFGHGALQLRERWRVGRELGQRGYDQVIVLPNSLKSAIVAAATGAKQRTGYVGEMRYILLNDLHKLDKQKLPLMVDRYTALACDFAGQSSQPRLHIDSGSLNATLQKYALQRDKKIMALCAGAEYGSAKRWLPEHFAATAQHYAAQGWQIWLFGSHKDFEISEEINRLSGSLCVNLCGKTSLAEAIDLLSCADGVVCNDSGLMHLSAAVGAKLVAVYGSSSPHHTPPLSDTAHIASLNLACSPCFKRECPLGHTDCLRQLQPETVIALHQKMGN, from the coding sequence ATGTCCAAACAAATCCTGATTATTTCCCCTTCTTGGATAGGCGATTGTGTGATGACCCAACCGCTCTATCGCCGCCTGCACCAAATCCACCCCAACTGCCAAATTGATGTTTTTGCACCAAAATGGTCAATGGCGGTGTTTGAGCGCATGCCTGAAATTCGCCATGTGCTTGAAAATCCTTTTGGGCATGGTGCTTTACAACTGCGCGAACGTTGGCGCGTAGGGCGCGAACTGGGGCAACGCGGTTATGACCAAGTGATTGTGTTGCCCAATTCGCTCAAATCGGCAATCGTGGCGGCGGCTACGGGCGCGAAACAGCGCACGGGTTATGTGGGCGAAATGCGCTATATCCTATTGAATGATTTACACAAATTGGACAAGCAAAAATTGCCACTGATGGTGGACAGATACACCGCTTTGGCTTGCGATTTTGCAGGGCAATCCAGCCAGCCACGTTTGCACATTGATTCAGGCAGCCTGAACGCCACTTTGCAAAAATACGCTTTACAACGCGACAAAAAAATCATGGCTTTGTGCGCGGGCGCGGAATATGGCTCGGCAAAACGTTGGCTGCCTGAACATTTTGCCGCCACCGCCCAGCATTATGCCGCACAGGGTTGGCAGATTTGGCTGTTTGGCTCACACAAAGATTTTGAAATTTCAGAAGAAATCAATCGGCTTTCAGGCAGCTTGTGTGTCAATTTATGCGGCAAAACCAGCTTGGCAGAAGCCATTGATTTGCTCTCATGTGCCGATGGCGTGGTGTGCAACGACAGTGGACTCATGCACCTTTCGGCGGCGGTGGGCGCAAAATTGGTGGCGGTGTACGGCTCGTCCAGCCCACATCACACGCCACCTTTGAGCGACACCGCACACATTGCCAGTTTGAATTTGGCGTGCAGCCCCTGTTTCAAGCGAGAATGCCCACTCGGACACACCGATTGTTTGCGCCAATTACAGCCCGAAACCGTGATTGCATTACACCAAAAAATGGGCAATTAA
- the lapB gene encoding lipopolysaccharide assembly protein LapB, whose product MDMEIWWLLVPIILLPVFFGMGWFAARVDMKTVLKHAKTVPTGFYASLDALVDKNTGKAARHLAEVIDQQQGSYDLNLTLGKLYRQRGENDKAIAMHKTLLQSPDTVGEKRERVLYELGLNYQSAGLIDRAEQIFLEIQNGNMAKQANEVLLNIYQQDRDWEKAITTAQLLAHDEQTYQFEIAQFYCEMAQAALFRNDLVQAREHVQAALNANKKCTRANMILGDIEQKHANYGAAIAAYTAIESQNHAYLSMVGERIFDAYQAQNKARAGLDVLIGYAKTFPALDLLNVIYEKSLLLDGEAKANQLAIELIRAKPDLNGMYRLLGLQMSDLNPQWKADADMMRGVMGRQLQKAVMYRCRNCHFKSQVYFWHCPACNKWETFTPNKIEI is encoded by the coding sequence ATGGATATGGAAATTTGGTGGCTGCTGGTACCGATTATTTTGCTGCCTGTGTTTTTCGGCATGGGCTGGTTTGCGGCACGGGTGGACATGAAAACCGTGCTGAAACACGCCAAAACCGTTCCCACAGGCTTTTATGCCAGCTTGGACGCGCTGGTGGACAAAAACACGGGCAAAGCAGCACGGCATTTGGCAGAAGTGATTGACCAACAACAAGGTTCTTATGATTTGAACTTGACCTTGGGCAAGCTCTACCGTCAGCGTGGCGAAAACGATAAGGCGATTGCCATGCACAAAACGCTGTTGCAATCGCCCGACACGGTGGGCGAAAAACGCGAGCGTGTGTTGTATGAATTGGGTTTGAATTACCAAAGTGCAGGTTTGATTGACCGCGCCGAGCAAATTTTTTTGGAAATTCAAAACGGCAATATGGCAAAACAAGCCAATGAAGTCTTGCTCAATATTTACCAACAAGACCGCGATTGGGAAAAAGCCATCACCACCGCCCAGCTTTTGGCGCACGATGAGCAAACTTATCAATTTGAAATTGCTCAATTTTATTGTGAAATGGCGCAAGCGGCTTTGTTTCGCAATGATTTGGTGCAAGCGCGTGAACACGTTCAGGCAGCCTTAAACGCCAACAAAAAATGCACCCGCGCCAACATGATTTTGGGCGACATTGAGCAAAAACACGCCAATTATGGCGCGGCTATTGCGGCATACACGGCGATTGAATCGCAAAATCACGCTTATTTGAGCATGGTGGGCGAGCGCATTTTTGACGCTTATCAGGCACAAAACAAGGCGCGCGCGGGTTTGGACGTGCTGATTGGCTATGCGAAAACCTTTCCTGCTTTGGATTTGCTGAATGTGATTTATGAAAAATCGCTGCTGTTGGACGGTGAAGCCAAAGCCAACCAGCTTGCCATTGAACTCATTCGCGCCAAGCCTGATTTGAATGGCATGTATCGCCTGTTGGGTTTGCAAATGTCAGATTTGAATCCGCAATGGAAGGCAGACGCAGACATGATGCGCGGTGTAATGGGTCGCCAATTACAAAAGGCGGTGATGTATCGTTGCCGAAATTGTCATTTTAAATCACAGGTTTATTTTTGGCATTGCCCTGCCTGCAACAAATGGGAAACCTTTACGCCCAATAAAATTGAGATTTAA
- a CDS encoding LapA family protein: MKFLKIVSWGIKFIILAILLILAFINTNAVQFSYLPGQSLNLPLIVVLFGMFVVGAIFGVFAMFGRLLRLRSEVARLRGEVQKTARLTRQDLSAPAEQSIPTIIEKK, from the coding sequence ATGAAATTTTTAAAGATTGTTTCTTGGGGCATCAAATTCATTATTTTGGCAATTTTGCTGATTTTGGCGTTCATCAACACCAATGCGGTGCAATTTTCGTATCTCCCTGGTCAATCGCTGAATTTGCCTTTGATTGTGGTGCTGTTTGGCATGTTTGTGGTGGGGGCGATTTTTGGTGTGTTTGCCATGTTTGGGCGTTTGTTGCGTTTGCGCAGTGAAGTGGCACGTTTGCGTGGCGAAGTGCAAAAAACGGCACGTTTGACTCGCCAAGATTTGTCGGCACCTGCCGAGCAGTCCATTCCCACCATTATTGAAAAGAAATAA
- a CDS encoding BrnT family toxin, translated as MKIEFDPQKSERNIRERNLPFDLVCDLDWQTAWVCADTRHDYPEPRFVALALLQQRLHVVVFTPIEGGIRVISFRKANSRESRNYEQFTQAD; from the coding sequence ATGAAAATTGAATTTGACCCACAAAAATCCGAGCGCAATATTCGGGAACGCAACCTGCCATTTGATTTGGTCTGTGATTTAGATTGGCAAACGGCATGGGTGTGTGCAGATACGCGCCATGATTATCCCGAGCCGCGCTTTGTGGCGTTGGCATTGTTGCAGCAGCGATTGCATGTTGTCGTGTTTACACCCATTGAAGGTGGCATTCGTGTCATCAGTTTTCGCAAAGCCAATTCAAGAGAGAGCAGAAATTATGAACAGTTTACCCAAGCTGATTGA
- a CDS encoding BrnA antitoxin family protein codes for MNSLPKLIDDMGEVPELSRQDLTHFRPIKEVMSPEFMAMLHQHSEQQRKTRGKQKMPTKQMVTLRLSPEVIAAFKADGKGWQTRINEVLLRHVQQS; via the coding sequence ATGAACAGTTTACCCAAGCTGATTGATGATATGGGCGAAGTACCTGAATTAAGTCGTCAAGATTTGACGCATTTTCGCCCAATTAAAGAAGTGATGTCGCCTGAATTTATGGCAATGCTTCATCAACACAGTGAACAACAACGTAAAACACGCGGTAAACAAAAAATGCCAACCAAACAAATGGTTACTTTGCGTTTATCGCCCGAAGTGATTGCGGCTTTTAAAGCCGATGGCAAAGGTTGGCAAACGCGAATCAATGAAGTGTTGTTGCGCCATGTGCAGCAATCTTAA
- a CDS encoding branched-chain amino acid transaminase, with protein sequence MSAPTPTVALSDRDGKIWYNGELVDWRNAQTHVLTHTLHYGMGVFEGVRAYETPKGAAIFRLQDHTNRLFNSAKIVGMNLPFTKEQINQAHIDVVKANGLTSCYFRPMAFYGSFKLGIAPKADDVQMIVAAWAWGAYLGEEGLRKGIRCKISSFTRHHPNVTMIKAKANGNYMNSIMANTEAHQSGYDEAILLDAAGYVAEGSGENIFVIKDGVLYTPALDVALDGITRRTVMEIATAMGVKVVEKRITRDELYVADEVFFTGTAAEVTPIREIDNRQIGIGERGELTTEIQKRFFDIVQGRNPDYEHYLTYVG encoded by the coding sequence ATGAGCGCACCCACCCCCACCGTTGCATTGAGCGACCGCGATGGCAAAATTTGGTACAACGGCGAATTGGTTGATTGGCGCAATGCCCAAACCCACGTTTTGACCCACACCTTGCACTATGGCATGGGCGTGTTTGAAGGCGTACGCGCCTACGAAACCCCAAAAGGCGCAGCCATTTTCCGTTTGCAAGACCACACCAACCGCCTGTTCAATTCAGCCAAAATCGTGGGCATGAATTTGCCCTTTACCAAAGAACAAATCAACCAAGCACACATTGATGTGGTTAAAGCCAATGGTTTGACATCGTGCTATTTCCGCCCCATGGCGTTTTACGGTTCGTTCAAATTGGGCATTGCCCCCAAAGCCGATGATGTGCAAATGATTGTTGCGGCATGGGCTTGGGGCGCGTATTTGGGCGAAGAAGGTTTGCGTAAAGGCATTCGTTGCAAAATCAGCAGCTTCACGCGCCATCACCCCAATGTAACCATGATTAAAGCCAAAGCCAATGGCAACTACATGAACTCCATCATGGCAAATACCGAAGCCCATCAAAGCGGCTACGATGAAGCCATTTTGTTGGACGCGGCTGGTTATGTTGCCGAAGGTTCGGGCGAAAACATTTTCGTGATTAAAGATGGCGTGTTGTACACCCCCGCTTTGGACGTGGCTTTGGACGGCATCACACGCCGCACCGTAATGGAAATTGCCACCGCCATGGGCGTGAAAGTGGTTGAAAAACGCATCACGCGCGATGAGTTGTATGTTGCCGATGAAGTGTTCTTCACAGGCACTGCCGCCGAAGTTACCCCAATCCGCGAAATCGACAACCGTCAAATCGGCATTGGCGAACGTGGCGAATTAACCACAGAAATCCAAAAACGCTTTTTTGACATCGTTCAAGGACGCAATCCCGACTACGAACATTATCTGACTTATGTAGGATAA
- a CDS encoding type IV pilus twitching motility protein PilT, with product MQITDLLAFGVKNKASDLHLSAGLPPMIRVHGDIRRINLPEMSAEDVGNMISSVMNDLNRKNYQQNLETDFSFELPNVARFRVNAFNTNRGPAAVFRTIPSKVLTLEELKAPRVFQKIAETPRGLVLVTGPTGSGKSTTLAAMIDYVNQNEPAHILTIEDPIEFVHQSKKSLINQRELHEHTHSFANALKSALREDPDIILVGEMRDPETIGLALTAAETGHLVFGTLHTTSATKTVDRIIDVFPAGEKEMVRSMLSESLRAVIAQTLLKTKDGKGRVAAHEIMIANAAIRNLIRENKIAQMNSVLQTGQNYGMQTLDQCLQDLVRRNIISLEDARAKAQNPDMIN from the coding sequence ATGCAAATTACCGACCTTTTGGCGTTTGGTGTGAAAAACAAAGCATCTGACTTGCATTTGTCCGCAGGTTTGCCCCCCATGATTCGCGTTCATGGCGACATTCGCCGCATCAATCTGCCTGAAATGAGTGCAGAAGATGTGGGAAACATGATTAGTTCAGTGATGAACGACTTGAATCGCAAAAATTACCAACAAAATTTGGAAACCGACTTTTCATTTGAATTGCCCAATGTGGCACGTTTTCGTGTGAATGCGTTCAACACCAATCGCGGGCCAGCCGCCGTGTTCCGTACCATTCCCAGCAAAGTTTTGACTTTGGAAGAATTGAAAGCACCGCGTGTGTTCCAAAAAATTGCCGAAACCCCACGCGGTTTGGTGCTGGTAACAGGGCCTACGGGTTCAGGTAAATCCACCACCTTGGCGGCGATGATTGACTATGTGAACCAAAACGAACCCGCCCACATTTTGACCATTGAAGACCCGATTGAGTTTGTGCATCAATCCAAAAAATCGCTGATTAACCAACGCGAATTGCACGAACACACCCACAGTTTTGCCAACGCGCTGAAATCGGCATTGCGTGAAGACCCCGACATCATCTTGGTGGGCGAGATGCGCGACCCCGAAACCATTGGTTTGGCATTGACCGCCGCCGAAACGGGACACTTGGTATTTGGCACTTTGCACACCACCAGCGCAACCAAAACCGTAGACCGTATCATTGACGTGTTCCCAGCAGGCGAAAAAGAGATGGTGCGCTCCATGTTGTCGGAATCTTTGCGTGCCGTTATCGCGCAAACGCTGCTGAAAACCAAAGACGGTAAAGGTCGTGTTGCCGCCCATGAAATCATGATTGCCAATGCCGCGATTCGTAACTTGATTCGTGAAAACAAAATCGCACAAATGAACTCCGTATTGCAAACAGGTCAAAACTACGGCATGCAGACACTGGACCAGTGCTTGCAAGATTTGGTACGCCGCAACATCATTTCTTTGGAAGACGCGCGCGCCAAAGCCCAAAACCCCGATATGATTAACTGA